A single window of Vibrio campbellii CAIM 519 = NBRC 15631 = ATCC 25920 DNA harbors:
- a CDS encoding acyl-CoA thioesterase: protein MDTLLKEFPVITEIKVAWGEMDALQHVNNAVYFRYFETARLDYFNKINLLVDLQTSHIGPVLSETQCRYKLPVTFPDTLLIGSRVIDMQDDRMTMEYQVLSKKWGKIVTVATATGVMFDFKNNVKAAIPDHVRQSILELESNVGSTHHLE from the coding sequence ATGGATACGTTATTAAAAGAATTCCCAGTGATTACGGAAATCAAAGTCGCTTGGGGAGAGATGGACGCCCTGCAACACGTTAACAATGCGGTGTATTTTCGTTACTTCGAGACCGCGCGTTTGGACTACTTCAACAAGATTAATCTATTGGTAGATTTGCAGACGTCTCACATCGGTCCGGTTTTAAGTGAAACTCAATGCCGTTACAAGCTGCCCGTTACTTTTCCAGATACGCTTTTAATTGGCTCACGCGTTATCGACATGCAAGACGATCGCATGACAATGGAATACCAAGTGCTTAGCAAGAAGTGGGGCAAGATTGTGACTGTCGCCACCGCCACTGGTGTGATGTTTGATTTTAAGAACAACGTGAAAGCCGCAATTCCAGACCATGTTCGCCAGTCGATTTTAGAACTGGAAAGCAACGTGGGCAGTACGCATCATTTGGAATAA
- a CDS encoding ferredoxin--NADP reductase, translated as MTELKGFNLARVEKRIDWTGELFSLRVSGAPLSFKAGQFTKLALLDEQGNSISRAYSVVNAPSEQFEWLEFLIVANPEGQLTPRLQQLQTGDSIYVGETAHGDLVHDTIPKHANDLWLLSTGTGIGPFLSLLDDINLLPHCDHIVLVHGVRYERDLVYKYLIEQLQQRYDGRLRYVPIVSRENAPNKLQGRIPALIASGELANCADRPFSKENSFVMMCGNPEMIKDTSPVLQELGLEKYRARTGGNIIYERYW; from the coding sequence ATGACAGAGCTGAAAGGTTTCAATCTTGCCAGAGTAGAAAAACGAATCGACTGGACAGGTGAGCTGTTCAGTTTAAGGGTGTCCGGTGCGCCTCTCTCCTTCAAAGCCGGACAATTTACTAAACTCGCTCTGCTCGACGAACAGGGCAACTCAATCAGCCGTGCGTACTCGGTGGTAAATGCACCTAGTGAGCAGTTTGAATGGCTTGAATTCCTAATTGTCGCGAATCCAGAAGGGCAACTAACTCCAAGGCTGCAGCAGCTTCAAACGGGCGACAGCATCTATGTGGGTGAGACCGCTCATGGCGATCTGGTCCACGACACCATCCCCAAACACGCCAATGATCTCTGGCTACTTTCTACGGGGACGGGGATAGGTCCTTTCCTTTCTTTACTCGATGACATCAACTTGTTGCCGCACTGCGATCATATTGTGTTAGTACATGGCGTGCGCTATGAAAGGGACTTGGTGTACAAATACTTGATCGAACAGCTTCAGCAGCGTTATGACGGTCGCTTGCGTTACGTGCCGATTGTTAGCCGAGAAAATGCTCCGAATAAGTTACAAGGTCGTATTCCAGCCTTGATCGCTTCAGGAGAGCTGGCTAACTGTGCTGACCGGCCTTTTTCTAAAGAAAACAGTTTTGTGATGATGTGCGGTAATCCTGAGATGATCAAAGATACCTCGCCTGTTTTGCAAGAGTTGGGGTTAGAAAAATATCGAGCTCGTACGGGTGGTAATATCATTTACGAGAGATATTGGTGA
- a CDS encoding aspartoacylase translates to MDKLNRVLLVAGTHGNELSGIYLQKLIKDRLYDAERSTFSTQCVLGNPEAVKQNVRYVETDLNREFALANSSASSHREGGSLQETELAKQFTQTHAAEEKQLIVDLHNTTSNMGATLILVSNDVFYRKMGAYVKQRMPEANILFEDRKAWDDQPYLCTTGQHGVMIEVGAQAHGSLNYETLELMKKMLTMVLDYLEQHNLGQVGELNNYDAYFYTEEVMIPVDHDGMRVAIVHPMICGRDFEVVKPGEPLLATFFGYDIFWEGKQEIYPHFINESAYSKANIAMALAEKRQVNVE, encoded by the coding sequence ATGGACAAACTTAATCGTGTTCTGCTCGTAGCAGGCACGCATGGTAATGAGCTTTCTGGCATTTATCTTCAGAAGCTCATCAAAGATCGTCTTTACGATGCTGAACGCTCTACGTTCAGCACTCAATGTGTGCTTGGCAACCCGGAAGCGGTAAAGCAAAACGTTCGTTATGTTGAGACGGATTTAAACCGCGAGTTTGCGCTTGCGAATTCATCAGCCTCTTCTCATCGTGAAGGCGGGAGCCTGCAAGAGACAGAATTGGCAAAGCAATTTACCCAAACTCATGCCGCTGAAGAAAAGCAACTTATTGTCGACCTACATAACACCACCAGTAACATGGGCGCGACCTTGATTTTGGTTTCTAACGACGTGTTCTATCGCAAGATGGGGGCTTATGTGAAGCAACGCATGCCAGAAGCCAACATCTTGTTTGAAGACAGAAAAGCGTGGGATGACCAACCTTACTTGTGCACCACTGGGCAGCATGGTGTGATGATCGAAGTTGGGGCTCAAGCGCATGGTTCGCTAAACTACGAGACTCTAGAGCTGATGAAAAAGATGCTGACCATGGTATTAGATTACCTTGAGCAGCATAACCTTGGTCAAGTTGGTGAGTTGAACAACTATGATGCATATTTTTATACTGAAGAAGTGATGATCCCTGTTGACCACGATGGAATGCGTGTTGCGATAGTGCACCCTATGATCTGTGGACGAGATTTCGAAGTGGTGAAACCCGGAGAGCCCTTGCTTGCGACTTTCTTTGGTTACGACATTTTTTGGGAAGGCAAACAGGAGATCTATCCGCACTTCATCAATGAGAGTGCATACAGCAAAGCCAATATCGCTATGGCTCTTGCTGAGAAAAGGCAGGTTAATGTGGAATAA
- a CDS encoding response regulator, whose translation MSDQSTVVIIEDESAIAENLIHVLEMDGYHAAWFATAGEGLAFLQQNPAALLVLDVGLPDGNGFELCKTIREFSDIPIIFLTARSDEIERVVGLEIGADDYVTKPFSPREMLARIKLRIKAKAPMMEHKPESVTVPEQPQLSHDLVAQNFDYGIGGQMLGLTAVEFKILNKLISVSSNVLSREQLMIAADMAPEAAYERNIDTHIKAIRHKLKPVEMSERICTKRGFGYFYCIKGE comes from the coding sequence ATGAGCGACCAATCAACTGTCGTTATTATTGAGGATGAATCTGCTATTGCAGAAAACCTCATTCATGTATTAGAGATGGATGGCTATCATGCGGCGTGGTTTGCAACGGCAGGCGAGGGTTTAGCTTTTTTGCAACAAAACCCAGCAGCGTTACTTGTGTTGGATGTTGGTTTACCGGATGGCAATGGTTTTGAATTGTGCAAAACCATCCGTGAGTTTTCTGATATTCCGATTATCTTTCTCACTGCAAGAAGCGATGAAATTGAACGTGTAGTGGGCTTGGAGATTGGCGCGGATGATTACGTGACTAAGCCATTTAGCCCGCGTGAAATGTTGGCTCGTATTAAACTTCGAATCAAAGCTAAAGCGCCGATGATGGAGCACAAACCGGAGTCTGTGACTGTTCCAGAACAACCTCAATTGAGCCATGACTTGGTTGCGCAAAACTTCGACTATGGTATTGGCGGGCAAATGCTTGGGTTAACTGCGGTGGAGTTCAAGATCCTCAATAAACTGATTTCTGTCTCTTCCAATGTATTGAGTCGAGAGCAGCTTATGATCGCTGCTGATATGGCGCCAGAGGCTGCATATGAGCGTAATATCGATACCCACATCAAAGCGATTCGCCACAAGTTGAAGCCGGTTGAGATGTCTGAACGCATCTGTACTAAGCGTGGCTTTGGGTACTTTTACTGCATTAAAGGTGAATGA
- a CDS encoding GNAT family N-acetyltransferase: MITIEKYTPCRHAQTIELQVLEDQAQFTVENIGKRLESLKPTELPHLILEDDRVVGFFLFDAAYSEDYDFCPQRSLGVRSLLVDHRHQGKGIAKQAIGLFGDFVKLHYPTFEFLYLTVNCRNVPAYQCYLKAGFEDTNELYHGGPVGPQHIMRQGL; this comes from the coding sequence ATGATTACTATTGAAAAGTATACGCCATGTCGACACGCTCAAACCATTGAGCTGCAAGTCTTGGAAGATCAAGCTCAGTTTACGGTTGAGAATATTGGTAAGCGGTTGGAAAGTCTTAAACCGACAGAGCTGCCTCATTTGATCCTTGAAGATGATCGTGTCGTCGGGTTCTTTTTATTTGATGCTGCGTACAGTGAAGATTATGACTTTTGCCCTCAAAGAAGTTTAGGTGTTCGCTCATTACTGGTGGATCATCGCCATCAAGGCAAAGGTATTGCGAAGCAAGCAATCGGGCTGTTTGGGGATTTTGTTAAGTTGCATTACCCAACGTTTGAATTTCTCTACCTAACGGTTAATTGTCGAAACGTCCCCGCCTACCAGTGTTACCTAAAGGCGGGCTTTGAAGATACTAACGAGCTGTATCATGGTGGTCCGGTTGGGCCTCAGCACATCATGCGACAAGGGTTGTAA
- a CDS encoding VF530 family DNA-binding protein, producing the protein MSQQQPNNPLHGLSLEKILTRLVEHFGWKGMHERVRVNCFQKDPSIKSSLKFLRKTQWARDKVEALYIETFC; encoded by the coding sequence ATGAGCCAACAGCAGCCGAATAACCCACTTCACGGGTTGAGTTTAGAAAAAATCCTTACCCGTTTAGTTGAGCACTTTGGGTGGAAGGGAATGCATGAGCGCGTTCGTGTTAATTGTTTTCAGAAAGATCCTTCGATTAAATCGTCGTTGAAGTTCCTGCGTAAAACGCAATGGGCGAGAGATAAGGTGGAAGCGCTGTACATCGAGACGTTCTGTTAA
- a CDS encoding DUF2057 domain-containing protein, whose protein sequence is MKLIKPLTCALALAMSGMAFADVTVTVPDDVSILAANGEKVKLSGGFFASERSLTLPDGVNQVVFRYSPYFSQGNDRLSVESDVIVTRFDAAGAELSIQVPEYRDLRQAEDKIKDLDWKLIDASGNAIAVEQDKLIKPGMQIGRNYVREVEDYNKTGGVAAIGVATAAVQPVTLPAKIPADMKQTKPATMKADSTAEEMLHFWYQKADAETQARFKDYINQQ, encoded by the coding sequence ATGAAATTGATCAAGCCTTTAACTTGCGCGCTTGCTCTGGCAATGAGTGGCATGGCTTTCGCGGATGTGACAGTAACCGTTCCTGACGACGTTTCTATTTTGGCGGCTAACGGCGAGAAAGTGAAATTATCGGGTGGCTTCTTTGCTTCTGAACGTTCACTAACTCTGCCAGATGGCGTTAACCAAGTTGTATTCCGTTACTCACCATACTTCAGCCAAGGCAATGATCGCCTAAGCGTGGAAAGTGACGTTATCGTAACTCGTTTCGACGCAGCGGGCGCAGAACTAAGCATACAAGTTCCTGAATACCGAGACCTTCGCCAAGCGGAAGACAAAATCAAAGACCTAGATTGGAAACTGATTGATGCTTCTGGCAACGCAATTGCGGTAGAGCAAGACAAGCTAATCAAACCTGGCATGCAAATCGGTCGTAATTACGTGCGCGAAGTGGAAGATTACAACAAGACAGGTGGCGTAGCGGCAATCGGTGTTGCAACAGCAGCGGTTCAACCTGTAACACTTCCTGCAAAAATTCCAGCAGACATGAAGCAAACTAAGCCTGCGACAATGAAAGCAGATTCAACGGCTGAAGAAATGCTACATTTCTGGTACCAAAAAGCGGACGCTGAGACACAAGCGCGCTTTAAAGACTACATCAACCAGCAATAA
- a CDS encoding DUF2799 domain-containing protein produces MKRALLPLTLITLLSGCASMSPEECKTADWYNVGYQNGLNGNAPSIINSYTEDCNEAGVTPNRAQWKEGFDKGTIIYCSPDNGYTVGSEGREYYGVCSNKQFLENYQLGRQEYQRQQRIQQIDTEISVIDNQLDNNPDKENSKRLKEKRKRLADERSQLLTPTINFNLNF; encoded by the coding sequence ATGAAAAGAGCACTACTCCCCTTAACGTTAATCACTTTGCTCTCTGGCTGTGCCAGCATGTCTCCCGAAGAATGTAAAACCGCGGACTGGTACAACGTCGGATACCAAAATGGCTTAAACGGCAACGCGCCAAGCATTATTAATAGTTATACCGAAGACTGTAACGAGGCCGGGGTGACTCCAAATCGCGCGCAGTGGAAAGAAGGCTTCGATAAAGGCACCATCATCTATTGCTCTCCAGACAACGGTTACACCGTGGGAAGTGAGGGCAGAGAATATTATGGCGTATGCAGCAACAAGCAATTTCTTGAAAATTACCAATTAGGTCGTCAGGAATATCAACGCCAACAGCGTATCCAACAAATCGATACCGAAATCTCGGTTATCGACAATCAGCTAGACAACAATCCTGATAAAGAAAATTCTAAGCGATTAAAAGAAAAGAGAAAAAGGCTAGCAGATGAGCGTTCACAACTGCTCACACCAACCATTAATTTCAATTTGAACTTCTAA
- the creC gene encoding two-component system sensor histidine kinase CreC: MNRWPKIPLGLRLFFLYFILVGMTAYMVSKTVVQELKPTVRQTTEETLVDMANLLAVLAEEDVANDKLSESRFSKLLAAYGQREPQARIWEIGKKAINHRIYITDKQGIVIADSWQQDVGKDYSQWNDVYLTLRGQYGARSTIEDPKDPLSTVMHVAAPIYHKGEIIGSVTVAKSNRSVQPFIDLSKRNVLFWMVWMSGLVLLAGALFAWRIHSALNKLEDYATKMGEGEKVSKPTFRIFYEYGTLSDALEKMRNQLDGKQYVEEYVQTLTHELKSPLSAIKGASEILQMPLPEEKVTRFAGNIERESDRMQSLIDKLLELARLEKRPELEQVEAISLKQMVNEVVQSADARLSAKSVTANIQIDDHLAVLGDAFLLKQAVFNLMDNALDFVHSDGGIEWKAEVTKEKVCLSIFNSGPHIPDYAIPRLTERFYSLARENGVKSTGLGLNFVEQVVKLHKGKLQVENVDSGVKVTLILPTP, from the coding sequence ATGAATCGCTGGCCGAAGATCCCGCTTGGACTCAGACTGTTTTTTCTCTACTTCATCTTAGTCGGAATGACGGCTTACATGGTGAGTAAAACTGTCGTCCAAGAGCTTAAGCCAACTGTGCGTCAAACCACCGAAGAGACGCTGGTGGATATGGCGAACTTACTCGCGGTATTGGCTGAAGAGGACGTCGCGAACGACAAGTTATCTGAGAGTCGCTTTTCCAAACTGCTAGCGGCTTATGGGCAGCGAGAACCTCAAGCGCGCATTTGGGAAATCGGCAAAAAAGCGATTAACCATCGAATTTACATAACTGATAAACAAGGCATTGTGATTGCAGATTCTTGGCAGCAAGATGTAGGCAAAGACTACTCGCAATGGAATGATGTGTATCTCACGTTGCGTGGTCAATACGGCGCGCGCAGTACCATTGAAGACCCGAAAGATCCACTCTCAACCGTTATGCACGTTGCTGCGCCCATTTACCACAAAGGCGAAATCATTGGCAGCGTAACGGTGGCAAAATCCAATCGCTCAGTACAACCTTTCATCGATCTCTCTAAACGCAATGTGTTGTTTTGGATGGTGTGGATGAGTGGCTTAGTGCTACTGGCAGGGGCATTGTTTGCTTGGCGAATTCACTCGGCACTGAACAAGCTAGAAGACTACGCGACCAAAATGGGTGAGGGCGAAAAGGTCTCTAAGCCTACATTTCGTATCTTCTATGAGTACGGCACGCTAAGCGACGCATTGGAGAAAATGCGCAACCAACTCGACGGCAAACAATATGTGGAAGAGTACGTACAGACGCTGACTCATGAGCTGAAAAGTCCGTTATCAGCGATTAAAGGCGCGAGTGAAATATTGCAAATGCCGTTGCCTGAAGAAAAGGTCACGCGCTTTGCTGGCAACATTGAGCGAGAAAGCGACCGCATGCAGTCATTGATTGATAAGTTGCTAGAACTTGCTCGTCTTGAAAAGCGCCCCGAGCTAGAGCAAGTCGAAGCTATCTCGCTAAAACAAATGGTCAATGAAGTGGTTCAATCGGCGGATGCGCGTTTGAGTGCTAAGTCGGTCACTGCCAACATCCAAATTGATGACCATCTCGCCGTGCTTGGTGATGCCTTCTTACTGAAACAAGCCGTTTTTAACTTGATGGATAATGCGCTGGATTTTGTTCATTCAGATGGAGGTATTGAATGGAAAGCTGAGGTCACGAAAGAGAAAGTGTGCCTATCGATTTTCAATTCAGGTCCTCACATTCCCGACTACGCGATACCTCGTTTGACCGAGCGCTTCTACTCCCTCGCTCGGGAAAATGGCGTTAAGAGCACTGGGCTTGGGCTTAATTTTGTTGAGCAAGTGGTCAAGCTGCACAAAGGTAAGTTACAAGTAGAAAACGTCGATTCTGGTGTGAAAGTGACCTTGATTTTACCAACTCCATAG
- a CDS encoding RDD family protein translates to MSRSIAKRKQRIIGGFIDLLIVTGFVLLIALTINSFVNGFELSLSENLQLVKDTKASYVLTIPMLMLVNWNLLREGQTIGMRLVGIKVVMKNGHDTTKVTASLRLCLSYLIEMLIPFTSLLNIVLLFCHPEQRLLHDMLSGTKVVNC, encoded by the coding sequence ATGAGTCGTTCTATTGCCAAGAGAAAGCAAAGGATTATTGGCGGTTTCATCGATCTGTTGATCGTAACGGGATTCGTGTTGCTGATCGCGTTGACCATCAATTCATTTGTGAATGGCTTCGAACTCTCCTTGAGTGAAAACCTTCAGTTAGTAAAAGATACCAAGGCTAGCTACGTACTCACCATACCTATGTTGATGTTAGTGAATTGGAATTTGCTTAGGGAAGGGCAAACCATAGGTATGCGGCTCGTTGGTATTAAAGTCGTGATGAAGAACGGTCACGATACGACGAAAGTCACTGCTTCACTTCGATTGTGTCTAAGCTATTTAATTGAGATGCTTATACCATTTACTTCACTATTGAACATCGTTTTGCTTTTTTGCCATCCAGAGCAACGTTTGTTGCACGACATGCTTTCGGGCACCAAAGTCGTCAATTGCTAA
- a CDS encoding MFS transporter, protein MFRFLLCSFSLVLLYPTAIDLYLVGLPQIAADLHANESQLHIAFSIYLAGMAATMLFAGKIADSIGRKPMAMVGAAIFIAASLLGSMAEQSTAFLISRFAQGIGAGSCYVVAFAILRDTLDDKRRPTVLSMLNGITCIIPVIAPVIGHLIMLKFPWQSLFTTMAGMGVVVCLLSVLVLKESKPSVIPQQNTASASNQENFCERFFISRLIITAIGVTTILTYVDVSPMLVMGELGFDRGGYSSVMAGTALVSMITSFSAPLALSYFKQRTLMLISQTLLVSAAMVIGFAHLNQWGIPFYLFGFGLICAGFSIGFGVAMSQALSPFSLHAGVASSLLGIAQVCCSALYIWFMGFIGVNALNMLVFMLAIGGVISLSLILFIPMPAHESHYEEVTSSS, encoded by the coding sequence ATGTTCCGTTTTCTGCTTTGTAGTTTTTCCCTTGTATTACTCTATCCTACCGCGATTGATCTTTACCTTGTAGGTTTGCCACAAATTGCAGCCGATTTACACGCCAACGAGTCACAATTACATATCGCGTTCTCTATCTATCTCGCGGGAATGGCAGCCACTATGCTATTTGCAGGCAAGATTGCCGATTCCATTGGCCGCAAACCCATGGCTATGGTTGGCGCTGCGATCTTCATTGCGGCATCACTGCTTGGTAGCATGGCTGAGCAATCCACTGCATTTTTAATCTCACGTTTTGCCCAAGGTATTGGAGCAGGCTCTTGTTACGTGGTTGCTTTTGCCATTCTAAGAGACACGTTGGATGATAAACGCCGCCCTACAGTGCTATCTATGCTCAACGGCATTACCTGCATCATTCCGGTCATCGCGCCAGTGATTGGGCACTTGATCATGCTTAAATTCCCTTGGCAGAGTCTGTTTACCACTATGGCAGGCATGGGTGTGGTGGTTTGTTTGCTTTCAGTCTTGGTGCTGAAAGAATCGAAACCTAGCGTCATCCCACAACAAAACACCGCTTCAGCTTCTAACCAAGAAAACTTCTGTGAACGCTTTTTTATCAGCCGACTCATCATTACTGCCATTGGCGTGACCACCATTCTTACCTACGTGGATGTCTCTCCAATGCTGGTGATGGGCGAACTTGGTTTTGATCGTGGTGGCTACTCTTCGGTCATGGCTGGCACAGCATTAGTCAGTATGATCACTTCTTTCTCTGCGCCATTGGCTTTGTCTTACTTTAAGCAACGTACTCTGATGTTGATTTCGCAAACCTTGCTTGTCAGTGCTGCGATGGTGATTGGTTTTGCGCATCTAAACCAATGGGGAATCCCATTTTACTTATTCGGATTTGGGCTAATTTGCGCTGGCTTCTCGATTGGCTTTGGCGTGGCTATGAGTCAAGCGCTCAGCCCTTTCTCTCTGCATGCTGGTGTAGCAAGCTCACTGCTGGGCATCGCTCAAGTATGTTGCTCTGCCCTCTACATCTGGTTTATGGGGTTCATCGGCGTTAATGCGCTGAATATGTTGGTGTTTATGTTAGCAATAGGTGGCGTAATCAGCTTGTCTCTAATACTATTTATTCCTATGCCTGCTCATGAAAGCCACTATGAAGAAGTCACTAGCTCGTCTTGA
- a CDS encoding 6-carboxytetrahydropterin synthase produces the protein MNLFVNDLTVIDASYLCQTRGMVGESWILDVVMHGDLNEMSMVLDFSKVKKQIKQLVDQYVDHRLLIPVKNEAVEITNAEAGYSQVDLMRGEKSIHLNCPDEAFCFVNAEDISIESLTQHIHDVLQGHLPSNVASIDLTLRHEKLDGAYYHYTHGLKKHDGNCQRIAHGHRSPIQILVDGQRDTVREHAFAQRWQDIYLASIEDLVEIGHLDLSEHASLINCDTHFGFRYATSQGDFQLAIAHSETEVLNTDTTVELLAVFVANEIAPSLDEGQSLQIIAYEGVGKGAMAFR, from the coding sequence TTGAATCTATTTGTTAACGATCTCACGGTTATTGATGCTTCATACCTGTGTCAAACACGAGGCATGGTGGGTGAGAGTTGGATTCTGGACGTAGTAATGCATGGTGATCTCAATGAGATGAGCATGGTGCTGGATTTCTCTAAAGTGAAAAAACAAATCAAGCAATTGGTGGATCAATATGTTGATCACCGTTTGCTTATACCCGTAAAGAACGAGGCGGTGGAAATTACCAATGCCGAAGCGGGCTATTCTCAAGTGGATCTTATGCGTGGAGAAAAGAGTATTCACCTGAATTGCCCCGATGAAGCATTTTGTTTTGTGAACGCGGAAGACATCTCAATAGAGAGCTTAACGCAACACATCCACGACGTCCTGCAAGGTCATCTGCCAAGTAATGTCGCATCGATTGATCTGACCTTGCGTCATGAAAAACTTGATGGTGCGTATTATCACTACACCCACGGTTTGAAAAAACACGACGGTAACTGCCAGCGCATTGCGCACGGGCATCGCTCACCGATTCAAATTTTGGTTGATGGTCAGCGAGATACCGTTCGTGAGCACGCTTTTGCACAGCGTTGGCAAGATATCTACCTCGCATCCATCGAAGACTTAGTCGAGATTGGCCACCTGGATCTAAGCGAACACGCAAGCCTCATCAACTGTGACACGCATTTTGGTTTCCGATACGCCACTTCACAAGGTGACTTCCAACTCGCTATCGCGCACAGCGAAACCGAGGTATTGAACACCGATACGACGGTAGAGTTGTTGGCTGTGTTTGTCGCAAATGAAATCGCTCCTTCATTGGATGAAGGACAGTCGTTACAAATCATTGCTTATGAAGGCGTAGGGAAAGGAGCAATGGCCTTTCGCTAA
- the yidZ gene encoding HTH-type transcriptional regulator YidZ, which yields MKKSLARLDLNLLFTLQLLLQEQSVSKASKKLNVTPSTVSKSLNKLRDWFDDPLFVKTPKGLAPTPLAQSMEQDLAEWLQIGSQIAEKRSDIAPKGIRFDLTIESPLVLTILDNLLVAIHQRYPDAKVKTSNWDYDSLDAIVRGEADIGFTGRESHPRSKESLDLLPYFLDFEVLFSDLPMVYLHKNHPALKQEWNLETFLSYQHINIVWEKSETWALDEVLSELGLQRSIGLTMSSFEQSLFMAAQPHHNMLTTAPQYCESYTKKLHPDLVCLPIPLEQTQQDKLLIPFTMIWHKRNAYNPKLVWLRNTIRLLFSSQP from the coding sequence ATGAAGAAGTCACTAGCTCGTCTTGATCTCAACTTGTTGTTCACTCTGCAATTGCTGCTGCAAGAGCAGAGTGTTTCTAAAGCGTCGAAGAAATTAAACGTCACGCCTTCAACGGTAAGTAAATCGCTTAATAAGCTTCGTGACTGGTTTGATGATCCTCTGTTTGTCAAAACACCAAAGGGATTAGCACCCACTCCGTTAGCGCAAAGCATGGAGCAAGATCTGGCGGAATGGCTACAAATTGGCAGCCAAATTGCGGAGAAACGCAGCGATATAGCCCCAAAAGGCATACGCTTTGATCTGACCATTGAATCCCCGTTAGTGCTGACGATTCTTGATAATCTTCTTGTTGCAATCCACCAGCGCTACCCAGACGCCAAAGTCAAAACCAGTAACTGGGATTACGATTCACTCGATGCGATTGTGCGTGGAGAGGCAGACATCGGCTTTACCGGAAGAGAGAGCCATCCCCGCTCGAAAGAGTCACTCGACCTGCTCCCTTACTTCCTCGATTTTGAAGTATTGTTCTCAGATTTACCTATGGTGTACTTGCACAAGAATCACCCTGCTTTGAAGCAGGAATGGAATCTTGAGACCTTTTTGAGCTATCAACACATCAACATTGTTTGGGAAAAGAGTGAAACATGGGCTTTAGATGAAGTGTTGAGTGAACTTGGCCTACAGCGCTCTATTGGCTTAACCATGTCGAGCTTCGAGCAGTCTCTGTTTATGGCCGCGCAACCACACCACAATATGCTGACCACAGCGCCGCAGTACTGCGAGAGTTACACCAAGAAGCTGCATCCAGATTTGGTGTGCCTACCCATTCCATTGGAACAAACTCAACAAGATAAACTGCTGATCCCATTCACCATGATTTGGCACAAACGGAATGCTTACAACCCAAAACTGGTGTGGTTACGAAATACCATTAGGTTGCTTTTTTCCAGCCAACCGTGA
- a CDS encoding GNAT family N-acetyltransferase, which translates to MNIEVDNLERAEVIALLEEHLQDMYATSPPESVHALDLDRLKAPEVTFWTGWREKQLLGCAAIKELDEQHAELKSMRTTPSARGQGVASQLLIHVIEQAKQKGLRRLSLETGSMEFFEPARLLYEKHGFVYCKPFGDYELDPNSQFMTLELS; encoded by the coding sequence GTGAACATTGAAGTCGATAATTTAGAAAGAGCAGAGGTCATTGCGCTGCTAGAAGAGCATTTGCAAGATATGTATGCCACGTCGCCACCAGAGAGCGTACATGCGTTAGATTTGGATAGACTGAAAGCGCCAGAAGTGACATTTTGGACTGGATGGAGAGAGAAACAGCTACTTGGTTGTGCTGCGATTAAGGAATTGGACGAGCAACACGCAGAGCTGAAATCAATGCGCACTACGCCATCGGCAAGAGGCCAAGGTGTGGCGTCTCAATTATTGATTCATGTGATTGAGCAAGCAAAGCAAAAAGGGCTACGACGATTAAGCCTAGAAACGGGTTCGATGGAATTTTTTGAGCCTGCCCGTCTGCTGTATGAGAAACATGGCTTTGTCTACTGTAAGCCGTTCGGGGATTACGAACTCGATCCGAACAGCCAATTTATGACCCTAGAGCTGAGCTAG